The proteins below come from a single Streptomyces sp. M92 genomic window:
- the dnaE gene encoding DNA polymerase III subunit alpha, with amino-acid sequence MSKAPFTHLHVHTQYSLLDGAARLKDMFNACNEMGMTHIAMSDHGNLHGAYDFFHSAQKAGVTPIIGIEAYVAPESRRNKRKIQWGQPHQKRDDVSGSGGYTHKTMWATNSTGLHNLFRLSSDAYAEGWLQKWPRMDKETISQWSEGIVASTGCPSGEVQTRLRLGHFDEAVKAAADYQDIFGKDRYFLELMDHGIDIEHRVREDLLRIGKKLGIPPLVTNDSHYTYAHEASAHDALLCIQTGKNLSDPDRFRFDGTGYYLKSTDEMYAVDSSDAWQEGCANTRLIAEMIDTTGMFEKRDLMPKFDIPEGYTEVTWFQEEVRRGMERRFAGQVPEDRQKQAEYEMDVIIQMGFPGYFLVVADFIMWAKKNGIAVGPGRGSAAGSIVAYAMGITDLDPIPHGLIFERFLNPERVSMPDVDIDFDERRRVEVIRYVTEKYGADKVAMIGTYGKIKAKNAIKDSARVLGYPYAMGDRLTKAMPADVLGKGIDLDGITNPEHPRYSEAGEIRSMYENEPDVKKVIDTAKGVEGLVRQMGVHAAGVIMSSEPIVDHAPLWTRHTDGVTITQWDYPQCESLGLLKMDFLGLRNLTIMDDAVKMVKSNKGIDLDLLSLPLDDPTTFELLQRGDTLGVFQFDGGPMRSLLRLMKPDNFEDISAVSALYRPGPMGMDSHTNYALRKNGLQEITPIHKELEEPLQEVLAVTYGLIVYQEQVQKAAQIIAGYSLGEADILRRVMGKKKPEELEKNFVIFQAGARKNGYSDEAIQALWDVLVPFAGYAFNKAHSAAYGLVSYWTAYLKANHPAEYMAALLTSVKDDKDKSAVYLNECRRMGIKVLPPNVNESMSNFAAQGDDVILFGLSAVRNVGTNVVESIIRCRKAKGKYASFPDYLDKVEAVVCNKRTTESLIKAGAFDEMGHTRKGLTAQYEPMIDNVVAVKRKEAEGQFDLFGGMGEETNDEPGFGLDVVFGEDEWDKTYLLAQEREMLGLYVSDHPLFGLEHVLSDKADAGISQLTGGDFGDGAVVTIGGIISGLQRKMTKQGNAWAIATVEDLAGSIECMFFPATYQLVSTQLVEDAVVFVKGRLDKREDVPRLVAMELMIPDLSNAGTNAPVVLTIPATRVTPPMVSRLGEILTHHRGDSEVRIKLQGPTKTTVLRLDRHRVKPDPALFGDLKVLLGPSCLAG; translated from the coding sequence GTGTCCAAAGCGCCGTTCACGCACCTGCACGTCCACACCCAGTACTCGCTGCTGGACGGTGCCGCGCGGCTGAAGGACATGTTCAACGCCTGCAATGAGATGGGCATGACGCACATCGCCATGTCCGACCACGGCAACCTGCACGGGGCGTACGACTTCTTCCACTCCGCGCAGAAGGCCGGGGTCACCCCGATCATCGGCATCGAGGCGTACGTGGCGCCCGAGTCCCGCCGCAACAAGCGCAAGATCCAGTGGGGCCAGCCGCACCAGAAGCGGGACGATGTCTCGGGTTCCGGCGGCTACACCCACAAGACCATGTGGGCGACGAACAGCACGGGACTGCACAACCTCTTCCGCCTCTCCTCCGACGCGTACGCCGAGGGCTGGCTGCAGAAGTGGCCGCGGATGGACAAGGAGACCATCTCCCAGTGGTCGGAGGGCATCGTCGCCTCCACCGGCTGCCCCTCCGGCGAGGTGCAGACCCGGCTGCGCCTCGGCCACTTCGACGAGGCCGTGAAGGCGGCCGCCGACTACCAGGACATCTTCGGCAAGGACCGGTACTTCCTGGAGCTGATGGACCACGGCATCGACATCGAGCACCGGGTGCGCGAGGACCTGCTGCGGATCGGCAAGAAGCTCGGCATCCCCCCGCTGGTCACCAACGACTCGCACTACACCTACGCGCACGAGGCGAGCGCCCACGACGCCCTGCTGTGCATCCAGACCGGCAAGAACCTCTCCGACCCGGACCGCTTCCGCTTCGACGGCACGGGCTACTACCTGAAGTCGACGGACGAGATGTACGCCGTCGACTCCTCCGACGCCTGGCAGGAGGGCTGCGCCAACACGCGCCTGATCGCCGAGATGATCGACACCACCGGCATGTTCGAGAAGCGCGACCTCATGCCGAAGTTCGACATCCCCGAGGGGTACACCGAGGTCACCTGGTTCCAGGAGGAGGTCCGCCGCGGCATGGAGCGCCGCTTCGCGGGCCAAGTTCCCGAGGACCGCCAGAAGCAGGCCGAGTACGAGATGGACGTCATCATCCAGATGGGGTTCCCCGGCTACTTCCTCGTGGTGGCCGACTTCATCATGTGGGCCAAGAAGAACGGCATCGCGGTCGGCCCCGGCCGAGGCTCCGCGGCCGGCTCGATCGTGGCGTACGCCATGGGCATCACCGACCTCGACCCCATCCCGCACGGCCTGATCTTCGAGCGGTTCCTCAACCCCGAGCGCGTCTCCATGCCCGATGTCGACATCGACTTCGACGAGCGTCGGCGCGTCGAGGTGATCAGGTACGTGACGGAGAAGTACGGCGCCGACAAGGTCGCCATGATCGGCACGTACGGCAAGATCAAGGCGAAGAACGCCATCAAGGACTCCGCGCGCGTGCTGGGCTACCCGTACGCGATGGGCGACCGCCTCACCAAGGCCATGCCCGCCGACGTCCTCGGCAAGGGCATCGACCTCGACGGCATCACCAACCCGGAGCACCCCCGCTACAGCGAGGCCGGCGAGATCCGCTCGATGTACGAGAACGAGCCGGACGTGAAGAAGGTCATCGACACCGCCAAGGGCGTCGAGGGCCTGGTGCGGCAGATGGGCGTGCACGCGGCCGGCGTGATCATGTCGAGCGAGCCGATCGTCGACCACGCCCCGCTGTGGACCCGGCACACCGACGGCGTGACCATCACGCAGTGGGACTACCCGCAGTGCGAGTCGCTCGGCCTGCTGAAGATGGACTTCCTCGGCCTGCGCAACCTCACGATCATGGACGACGCCGTCAAGATGGTGAAGTCCAACAAGGGGATCGACCTCGACCTGCTGTCACTGCCGCTGGACGACCCGACGACCTTCGAACTGCTCCAGCGCGGCGACACGCTCGGCGTCTTCCAGTTCGACGGCGGCCCCATGCGGTCCCTGCTGCGGCTGATGAAGCCCGACAACTTCGAGGACATCTCCGCCGTCTCCGCGCTCTACCGCCCCGGCCCCATGGGCATGGACTCGCACACCAACTACGCGCTGCGCAAGAACGGCCTCCAGGAGATCACGCCGATCCACAAGGAGCTGGAGGAACCCCTCCAGGAGGTCCTGGCGGTCACCTACGGCCTGATCGTCTACCAGGAGCAGGTGCAGAAGGCCGCCCAGATCATCGCGGGCTACTCGCTCGGCGAGGCCGACATCCTGCGCCGCGTGATGGGCAAGAAGAAGCCCGAGGAACTGGAGAAGAACTTCGTCATCTTCCAGGCCGGCGCCCGGAAGAACGGCTACAGCGACGAGGCCATCCAGGCCCTGTGGGACGTGCTGGTCCCCTTCGCCGGCTACGCCTTCAACAAGGCGCACTCGGCCGCGTACGGACTGGTCTCCTACTGGACGGCGTACCTCAAGGCGAACCACCCCGCCGAGTACATGGCCGCCCTGCTCACCTCGGTCAAGGACGACAAGGACAAGTCGGCGGTCTACCTCAACGAGTGCCGGCGCATGGGCATCAAGGTGCTGCCGCCCAACGTCAACGAGTCCATGTCGAACTTCGCCGCGCAGGGCGACGACGTGATCCTCTTCGGCCTCTCCGCCGTGCGCAACGTCGGCACCAACGTGGTCGAGTCGATCATCCGGTGCCGCAAGGCCAAGGGTAAGTACGCCTCCTTCCCCGACTACCTGGACAAGGTGGAGGCGGTCGTCTGCAACAAGCGCACCACCGAGTCGCTGATCAAGGCCGGCGCCTTCGACGAGATGGGCCACACCCGCAAGGGCCTCACCGCGCAGTACGAACCGATGATCGACAACGTGGTCGCGGTCAAGCGCAAGGAGGCCGAGGGGCAGTTCGACCTCTTCGGCGGCATGGGCGAGGAGACGAACGACGAACCGGGCTTCGGCCTCGACGTGGTCTTCGGCGAGGACGAGTGGGACAAGACCTACCTCCTCGCCCAGGAGCGGGAGATGCTCGGCCTCTACGTCTCCGACCACCCGCTCTTCGGTCTGGAGCACGTACTGTCCGACAAGGCCGACGCGGGCATCTCCCAGCTCACCGGCGGTGACTTCGGCGACGGCGCGGTCGTCACCATCGGCGGCATCATCTCCGGCCTCCAGCGCAAGATGACCAAGCAGGGCAACGCCTGGGCCATCGCCACCGTCGAGGACCTGGCCGGCTCCATCGAGTGCATGTTCTTCCCGGCGACCTACCAGCTGGTGTCCACACAACTGGTCGAGGACGCCGTGGTGTTCGTCAAGGGGCGCCTGGACAAGCGCGAGGACGTGCCCCGGCTGGTCGCGATGGAACTGATGATCCCCGACCTGTCCAATGCGGGCACCAACGCGCCGGTGGTCCTCACCATCCCGGCGACCAGGGTCACCCCGCCGATGGTCAGCCGCCTCGGCGAGATCCTCACCCACCACCGGGGCGACAGCGAGGTGCGGATCAAGCTCCAGGGGCCGACGAAGACGACCGTCCTGCGCCTGGACCGGCACCGGGTCAAGCCCGATCCCGCCCTGTTCGGCGACCTGAAGGTGCTGCTGGGCCCGTCCTGCCTGGCGGGTTGA
- the ybaK gene encoding Cys-tRNA(Pro) deacylase, whose translation MAKKSRKQQQSGGTPATVALTAAGVAYTVHAYDHDPAHPSYGEEAAEAMGVSPERVFKTLVADVDGALTVAVVPVAGQLDLKALAAAVGGKRATMADPALAERTTGYVRGGISPLGQRKRLPTVLDASASGHTTICVSAGRRGLEVELSPEDLAGLTDAVLAPIGRA comes from the coding sequence ATGGCGAAGAAGTCCAGGAAACAGCAGCAGTCCGGCGGCACCCCGGCGACGGTGGCGCTGACGGCGGCCGGGGTGGCGTACACGGTCCACGCGTACGACCACGACCCCGCGCACCCGTCCTACGGCGAGGAGGCGGCCGAGGCGATGGGCGTCAGTCCGGAGCGGGTCTTCAAGACGCTGGTGGCGGACGTGGACGGCGCGCTGACCGTCGCGGTGGTGCCGGTGGCGGGCCAGCTGGACCTGAAGGCGCTGGCGGCCGCGGTGGGCGGCAAGCGCGCGACGATGGCCGACCCGGCCCTGGCCGAGCGGACCACGGGCTACGTGCGGGGCGGCATCTCCCCACTGGGCCAGCGCAAGCGGCTGCCCACGGTCCTGGACGCCTCGGCGTCGGGCCACACCACGATCTGCGTCTCGGCTGGCCGCCGGGGACTGGAGGTCGAGCTCTCCCCCGAGGACCTGGCCGGGCTCACGGACGCGGTCCTCGCCCCGATCGGCCGCGCGTAG
- a CDS encoding ABC transporter permease: protein MSVVPADVLPGGALAAEEQGAVGAAELGPKARLWPSLVAVYRAQLSRARVARIPLLFVATFQSIGIMVLMRGVVDGGGEARAVVAGSAVLVVAFVALNLLAQYFGQLRASGGLDHYATLPVPPAAVVLGAAGAYASFTVPGTVVTAVFGCLLFGLPMTHLWVLVAVIPLAGAALAGLGAALGLLAPRPEFATLLGQLGMSAALLLGVLPAERMPEVVRLARDLLPSTYGVEAFARTFGDRPDWAFVLGDLAVCAGVGVISLAVATWAYRRAAVR, encoded by the coding sequence GTGAGTGTCGTACCCGCCGATGTTCTGCCGGGCGGTGCCCTGGCCGCCGAGGAGCAGGGCGCCGTCGGCGCGGCCGAGCTCGGGCCCAAGGCGCGGCTGTGGCCCTCCCTGGTGGCCGTGTACCGGGCGCAGCTGTCCCGGGCCCGGGTCGCGCGCATCCCGCTGCTGTTCGTGGCCACCTTCCAGTCGATCGGCATCATGGTCCTGATGCGCGGCGTCGTGGACGGCGGCGGCGAGGCGCGGGCCGTGGTCGCCGGATCGGCGGTGCTCGTCGTGGCCTTCGTCGCGCTGAACCTCCTCGCCCAGTACTTCGGGCAGCTGCGCGCCAGCGGCGGCCTCGACCACTACGCGACTCTGCCGGTGCCGCCGGCCGCGGTGGTGCTGGGCGCGGCGGGCGCGTACGCGTCCTTCACCGTGCCGGGGACCGTGGTGACGGCGGTGTTCGGGTGCCTGCTGTTCGGGCTGCCGATGACCCATCTGTGGGTGCTGGTGGCCGTGATCCCGCTGGCGGGCGCCGCGCTCGCCGGGCTGGGCGCGGCCCTGGGGCTGCTCGCGCCCCGGCCCGAGTTCGCCACCCTCCTCGGCCAGCTGGGCATGTCGGCGGCGCTGCTGCTGGGCGTGCTGCCCGCCGAACGGATGCCCGAGGTGGTCCGCCTCGCGAGGGACCTGCTGCCCTCGACGTACGGCGTGGAGGCCTTCGCGCGTACGTTCGGGGACCGGCCCGACTGGGCCTTCGTCCTCGGCGACCTCGCGGTGTGCGCCGGGGTCGGCGTGATCTCGCTGGCCGTCGCGACCTGGGCCTACCGCCGGGCCGCCGTCCGGTGA
- a CDS encoding NYN domain-containing protein has translation MDRCIVLVDAGYLLGAAASLLAGEPSRSRITVDHAALIQGLRDRAESDTQQPLLRIYWFDGAPDRVPQPEHRRLRVMPRVTVRLGALTRSDGRWAQKGVDAAMHAELTELARNRACSDVVLVTGDGDLLPGMMAAKEHGVAVHLWAVQAADGDYNQSEDLVAEADERRVLDRVWITKAVRAKEFGGVCAPPPVPRPEIAAILSAPLPESALSATTERPAREPEHPVRPDTARNGTAERAAPPKGVPTPKDLAALRAPGAHPAPHPPTSATLRWSSDKGWVDRPAAEPAEAASMPTLAQLTTAEQRWADREEDITTVGGDPYEVGQVFARRWLERLGDHGHLQRLSGMYPRIPHRVDGELLRYAARFGLLAHKDDQIDEHDRYAIRAGFWREVDVRTATERTPAPE, from the coding sequence GTGGACCGCTGCATCGTCCTGGTGGACGCCGGGTATCTGCTGGGGGCCGCCGCCAGTCTCCTCGCCGGTGAGCCCTCTCGCTCCCGCATCACCGTCGATCACGCCGCCCTCATCCAGGGTCTGCGCGACCGCGCCGAGTCGGACACGCAGCAGCCCCTGTTGCGCATCTACTGGTTCGACGGTGCCCCCGACCGCGTCCCGCAGCCCGAGCACCGCCGGCTGCGCGTGATGCCCCGCGTCACCGTCCGCCTCGGTGCCCTCACCCGAAGCGACGGGCGCTGGGCGCAGAAGGGCGTGGACGCCGCCATGCACGCCGAGCTCACCGAACTGGCCCGCAACCGCGCCTGCTCCGACGTCGTCCTCGTCACCGGCGACGGCGACCTGCTGCCCGGCATGATGGCCGCCAAGGAGCACGGTGTCGCCGTACACCTGTGGGCCGTCCAGGCCGCCGACGGCGACTACAACCAGTCCGAGGACCTGGTCGCCGAGGCCGACGAGCGCCGAGTCCTGGACCGCGTGTGGATCACCAAGGCCGTACGCGCCAAGGAGTTCGGCGGCGTCTGCGCGCCGCCGCCCGTGCCCCGCCCCGAGATCGCCGCGATCCTCTCCGCGCCGCTGCCCGAATCCGCCCTCTCCGCGACCACCGAGCGGCCCGCCCGGGAGCCCGAGCACCCCGTACGGCCCGACACCGCGCGCAACGGCACCGCGGAACGCGCGGCACCCCCCAAGGGCGTCCCCACCCCCAAGGACCTGGCCGCTCTGCGCGCCCCCGGCGCCCACCCCGCCCCGCACCCCCCGACCTCGGCCACCCTGCGCTGGTCCTCCGACAAGGGCTGGGTCGACCGGCCCGCCGCCGAACCGGCCGAGGCCGCCTCCATGCCGACGCTCGCCCAGCTCACCACGGCCGAGCAGCGCTGGGCCGACCGCGAGGAGGACATCACCACGGTCGGCGGCGACCCGTACGAGGTCGGCCAGGTCTTCGCCCGCCGCTGGCTGGAGCGCCTCGGCGACCACGGCCACCTGCAGCGGCTGTCCGGGATGTACCCCCGCATCCCGCACCGCGTCGACGGCGAGCTGCTGCGCTACGCCGCCCGCTTCGGCCTGCTCGCCCACAAGGACGACCAGATCGACGAGCACGACCGGTACGCGATCCGGGCCGGTTTCTGGCGCGAGGTCGACGTCCGCACGGCGACCGAGCGCACCCCCGCGCCGGAGTAG
- a CDS encoding ABC transporter ATP-binding protein → MCAVRALTKTYPAVRGRRGVPATPEVRATDDVTLDIRRGEIFGLLGPNGAGKSTLVRQLTGLMRPDSGSVEILGHDIVRHPERAARILAYLGQESSALDELTVSLAAETTGRLRGLEVRRARAERDAVLDELGLTPLASRPIKKLSGGQRRLACFAAALVGQRPLLVLDEPTTGMDPVARRAVWAAVDRRRAESGSTVLLVTHNVIEAETVLDRVAVLDRGRVIACDTPSGLKEKVAGEVRVDLVWRESAPLNVPEVAALRDRAAESGRRWTLRLAPEEARAVVATVTGGAAFAALDDFTLATPSLEDVYLALGGAARQGLVRA, encoded by the coding sequence GTGTGCGCGGTGCGCGCACTGACCAAGACCTATCCGGCGGTACGCGGCCGGCGCGGCGTTCCCGCCACTCCCGAGGTGCGGGCCACCGACGACGTGACCCTGGACATCCGCCGCGGTGAGATCTTCGGTCTGCTCGGACCGAACGGAGCCGGCAAGTCCACCCTCGTACGCCAGCTGACCGGCCTGATGCGGCCCGACAGCGGCAGCGTGGAGATCCTCGGCCACGACATCGTGCGCCACCCCGAGCGGGCTGCCCGCATCCTCGCCTACCTCGGGCAGGAGTCCAGTGCCCTGGACGAGCTGACCGTGTCGCTCGCCGCCGAGACCACCGGGCGGTTGCGCGGCCTGGAGGTGCGCCGGGCGCGCGCCGAGCGGGACGCGGTCCTCGACGAGCTGGGCCTCACCCCGCTCGCCTCCCGCCCGATCAAGAAGCTCTCCGGCGGCCAGCGCCGTCTGGCCTGCTTCGCCGCCGCGCTGGTGGGCCAGCGCCCGCTGCTCGTCCTGGACGAGCCGACCACCGGCATGGACCCCGTGGCCCGGCGCGCCGTGTGGGCGGCCGTCGACCGGCGGCGCGCCGAGTCCGGCAGCACCGTCCTGCTCGTCACCCACAACGTCATCGAGGCCGAGACCGTCCTCGACCGGGTCGCCGTCCTCGACCGGGGACGCGTGATCGCCTGCGACACGCCCTCCGGCCTCAAGGAGAAGGTCGCCGGCGAGGTCCGCGTCGACCTGGTGTGGCGCGAGAGCGCACCGCTGAACGTCCCCGAGGTCGCCGCCCTGCGCGACCGCGCCGCCGAGTCCGGACGCCGCTGGACGCTCCGGCTCGCCCCCGAGGAGGCCCGCGCGGTCGTCGCCACCGTCACCGGCGGCGCCGCCTTCGCCGCCCTGGACGACTTCACCCTCGCCACGCCCAGCCTGGAGGACGTGTACCTGGCCCTGGGCGGCGCCGCGCGGCAGGGGCTGGTGAGGGCGTGA
- a CDS encoding oxidoreductase has translation MTEGAGHRDGELPDDLTAAEAGMWQAFRNGSVYDLSSGEALVDDPHGGHPWGAERTVRARILCWLLLDGPPALAGRVSSLQLVGVRISDTMDLAGGTVEPYVELRACRFDREVVLPETRFTTVRLVDCSVPRLEAARLKTEGDLHLPRCRFRGGIRLTDAQIGTDLLLNQAVVHRDRSGRAIAADGMTVGQDLQAEMLESHGEVSLRSAQVGVSLSLRGARLLNPYTRHALNAPQLTVERTLYMTPAGLGSPLLRGTTPAQGTRIQRFECEGGVRLDDGRFGDAVDFEHARFTFTDDQELSLRRVQTPELRFLGERPARGRVVLSGARVVNLMDRADSWPGPGRLHMGGFAYENLVPRGPFPLEKRLRWVGAATAEYHPEPYERLAAVLRAGGEDEDAREVLLAKHRRRRESLPVAAKLVGYAQDWTVAYGYRPGRAAVWMAVLWAAGSLAFARADPPPLKAGEHPDWNPALFALDLLLPVIDLGQVGFWQLRDGWQWLATALILLGWILATTVAAGATRLLRRG, from the coding sequence GTGACCGAGGGGGCCGGCCACCGTGACGGAGAGCTGCCGGACGATCTGACGGCCGCCGAGGCGGGCATGTGGCAGGCCTTCCGCAACGGCAGCGTGTACGACCTGTCCAGCGGCGAGGCGTTGGTGGACGACCCGCACGGCGGGCACCCCTGGGGGGCGGAGCGGACCGTGCGGGCCCGCATCCTGTGCTGGCTGCTCCTCGACGGCCCGCCCGCGCTCGCGGGACGGGTCTCCTCGCTGCAGCTCGTGGGCGTGCGGATCAGCGACACGATGGACCTCGCGGGCGGCACGGTGGAGCCGTACGTGGAGCTGCGGGCGTGCCGTTTCGACCGGGAGGTGGTGCTGCCGGAGACCCGGTTCACGACGGTGCGGCTGGTGGACTGCTCGGTGCCGCGCCTGGAGGCGGCCCGGCTGAAGACCGAGGGCGACCTGCACCTGCCGCGCTGCCGGTTCCGCGGCGGCATCCGGCTCACCGACGCCCAGATAGGCACCGACCTGCTGCTCAATCAGGCGGTCGTGCACCGGGACCGCAGTGGCCGCGCCATAGCCGCGGACGGCATGACCGTCGGGCAGGACCTCCAGGCCGAGATGCTGGAGTCGCACGGCGAGGTGAGCCTGCGCAGCGCCCAGGTCGGCGTCTCACTGAGCCTGCGCGGCGCCCGGCTCCTCAACCCGTACACCCGGCACGCGCTGAACGCCCCGCAGCTGACGGTGGAACGCACGCTGTACATGACTCCGGCCGGGCTGGGCAGCCCGCTGCTGCGCGGCACCACCCCCGCGCAGGGCACCCGCATCCAGCGCTTCGAGTGCGAGGGCGGGGTGCGGCTGGACGACGGCCGGTTCGGCGACGCCGTCGACTTCGAGCACGCCCGGTTCACCTTCACCGACGACCAGGAGCTGTCGCTGCGCCGGGTGCAGACGCCCGAGCTGCGCTTCCTCGGCGAGCGGCCGGCGCGCGGGCGGGTGGTGCTGTCGGGGGCGCGGGTGGTGAACCTGATGGACCGGGCGGACAGCTGGCCCGGCCCCGGCCGGCTGCACATGGGCGGCTTCGCCTACGAGAACCTGGTGCCGCGGGGGCCGTTCCCGCTGGAGAAGCGGCTGCGGTGGGTGGGCGCCGCGACCGCCGAGTACCACCCGGAGCCGTACGAGCGGCTCGCCGCCGTGCTGCGGGCCGGCGGCGAGGACGAGGACGCCCGCGAGGTGCTGCTCGCCAAGCACCGCCGGCGCCGCGAGAGTCTGCCCGTCGCCGCGAAACTCGTGGGGTACGCACAGGACTGGACGGTCGCCTACGGCTACCGGCCGGGCCGGGCGGCGGTGTGGATGGCGGTGCTGTGGGCGGCGGGCTCGCTCGCCTTCGCCCGTGCGGACCCGCCCCCGCTGAAGGCCGGCGAGCACCCGGACTGGAACCCGGCCCTCTTCGCCCTGGACCTGCTCCTGCCGGTCATCGACCTGGGCCAGGTCGGCTTCTGGCAGCTCCGCGACGGCTGGCAGTGGCTGGCGACGGCACTGATCCTGCTGGGCTGGATCCTGGCGACGACGGTGGCGGCGGGGGCGACACGGCTGCTGCGGAGGGGCTGA
- a CDS encoding LON peptidase substrate-binding domain-containing protein — protein sequence MTTVRLPLFPLNSVLFPGLVLPLNIFEERYRAMMRELLKTPEDEPRRFAVVAIRDGHEVARTAPGLPDPTAQPEVGPAAGFGPDPLKAFHKVGCVADAATIRERADGTFEVLATGTTRVRLRSVEASGPFLTAELEPLDEEPGDEAGALAEGVLRSFRQYQKRLAGARERSLSTGTELPDEPGVVSYLVAAAMMLDTPTKQRLLQAPDTASRLRDELKLLRAETAIIRTLPSLPSSDLTRGPTSLN from the coding sequence GTGACCACCGTCCGGCTTCCGCTCTTCCCCCTGAACTCGGTTCTGTTCCCGGGGCTGGTGCTCCCGCTCAACATCTTCGAGGAGCGCTATCGCGCCATGATGCGCGAGCTGCTGAAGACCCCCGAGGACGAACCGCGCCGGTTCGCCGTCGTGGCGATCCGCGATGGCCACGAGGTGGCCCGGACCGCGCCCGGCCTGCCCGATCCGACGGCGCAGCCCGAGGTCGGCCCGGCGGCCGGGTTCGGGCCGGACCCGCTCAAGGCGTTCCACAAGGTGGGCTGCGTCGCGGACGCGGCGACGATCCGCGAGCGCGCCGACGGCACCTTCGAGGTGCTGGCGACCGGCACGACCCGGGTGCGGCTGCGCTCGGTGGAGGCCTCGGGCCCGTTCCTGACGGCCGAGCTGGAGCCGCTGGACGAGGAGCCCGGCGACGAGGCGGGCGCGCTGGCCGAGGGCGTGCTGCGGTCCTTCCGGCAGTACCAGAAGCGGCTGGCGGGGGCCCGCGAGCGGTCGCTGTCGACCGGCACCGAGCTGCCGGACGAGCCGGGCGTGGTCTCCTATCTGGTCGCCGCCGCGATGATGCTGGACACTCCGACGAAGCAGCGCCTGCTCCAGGCCCCGGACACGGCCTCCCGCCTGCGCGACGAGCTGAAACTCCTTCGCGCGGAGACGGCGATCATCCGTACGCTGCCGTCGTTGCCGTCGTCGGACCTGACGCGCGGCCCCACGAGTCTCAACTGA
- a CDS encoding AAA family ATPase translates to MTAPLPPPPPPNERSSYQGGPVPPPVGAHAVGTPPGAPYGTHGEHGEQDGPGMLSEVRQAAVTVAAVTLSGLLLGVLWWQLAPSVPLVGEVVGDRWLVYLKESEGEHSVGVDGTFTLLALAFGALSAVAVFLLRRRGGVPLVVALGAGGLLGSVLAWRFGLWLGPTQDVVAHAKDVGKGVTFSAPLKLGAKGALLAWPIAALVVHLGLTGLFGPRDPEPDPWPAPYGEKSA, encoded by the coding sequence GTGACCGCTCCTCTGCCTCCGCCACCGCCCCCGAACGAACGCTCGTCGTACCAGGGCGGCCCGGTGCCGCCGCCCGTCGGTGCGCACGCGGTGGGCACCCCGCCCGGCGCCCCGTACGGCACGCACGGCGAGCACGGAGAACAGGACGGTCCCGGAATGCTGAGCGAAGTGCGGCAGGCAGCCGTGACCGTGGCGGCGGTGACCCTCTCCGGGCTGCTGCTGGGCGTGCTGTGGTGGCAGCTGGCGCCGAGCGTGCCGCTGGTCGGTGAAGTGGTCGGCGACCGGTGGCTGGTCTACCTCAAGGAGTCCGAGGGCGAGCACTCGGTCGGTGTCGACGGCACCTTCACGCTGCTCGCGCTCGCGTTCGGCGCGCTGAGCGCGGTGGCCGTGTTCCTGCTGCGGCGGCGCGGGGGCGTGCCGCTGGTGGTGGCGCTGGGCGCGGGCGGGCTGCTCGGCTCGGTGCTGGCCTGGCGGTTCGGGCTTTGGCTCGGGCCGACCCAGGACGTCGTCGCGCACGCCAAGGACGTGGGCAAGGGCGTGACGTTCTCGGCGCCGCTCAAGCTGGGGGCGAAGGGCGCGCTGCTGGCGTGGCCGATCGCGGCGCTGGTGGTCCACCTGGGCCTGACCGGGCTGTTCGGGCCCCGCGACCCGGAGCCCGACCCGTGGCCCGCGCCGTACGGGGAGAAGTCCGCGTAG